From the Malus domestica chromosome 17, GDT2T_hap1 genome, one window contains:
- the LOC103442842 gene encoding phenolic glucoside malonyltransferase 1-like, with translation MPMSHEKAAAIALQITIFPNRGFCIGTSMHHAILDGKTSTIFVKTWAHICKHEDSNLLPEQLKPFLDRSVIKDPAGLEEIYANQFRNMDRPDNRSLMSSKFKVLVPSSIRGTFVFTRANIEALRQLVKEKKQQHGHQAVQYLSTFCLTCAYIWICLIKAEEMQAKNAVMGFTVDARSRLDPPIPTNYVGNCLVLRMAVAETKELLGGEGLVVAVDAISEAVKSLDDGALNGAEDWIPLLYSVGTDESIFSTAGSPRFEIYDTDFGWGRPKKVEIVSIEGTGAMSISESKDGAGGLDIGLVMKKRHMEIFASLFAKGLENL, from the coding sequence ATGCCTATGTCTCACGAAAAAGCCGCGGCCATTGCATTGCAGATCACCATATTTCCTAACCGTGGCTTCTGTATTGGAACATCCATGCACCATGCAATCCTAGACGGCAAGACCTCAACcatttttgtgaaaacatgggCTCACATTTGCAAACACGAAGATTCCAATTTGTTGCCGGAACAGCTCAAACCTTTTTTAGACAGAAGCGTCATCAAAGACCCCGCCGGCCTAGAAGAGATCTACGCGAACCAATTTCGAAACATGGACCGGCCCGACAACAGAAGCTTGATGTCTTCCAAGTTTAAAGTTTTAGTACCGAGTTCAATTCGTGGCACGTTTGTGTTCACACGGGCAAATATAGAAGCACTGAGGCAGTTGGTGAAAGAGAAGAAACAACAACACGGTCATCAAGCGGTTCAATATTTGTCCACGTTCTGTCTAACATGTGCGTACATATGGATTTGCTTAATCAAGGCAGAAGAAATGCAAGCCAAAAATGCAGTGATGGGATTTACTGTGGACGCTAGGTCTCGGTTAGACCCTCCTATACCTACAAACTATGTTGGGAATTGCTTAGTGCTTCGGATGGCAGTTGCAGAAACAAAAGAGCTCTTAGGAGGAGAGGGGTTGGTTGTGGCGGTCGATGCGATCAGTGAGGCTGTAAAAAGTTTGGACGATGGGGCTTTGAATGGGGCTGAGGATTGGATTCCATTATTGTACTCTGTGGGTACTGATGAGAGTATATTTTCGACGGCCGGTTCACCTCGCTTTGAGATATATGATACGGATTTCGGATGGGGAAGACCGAAGAAGGTCGAGATTGTTTCCATAGAAGGGACGGGAGCTATGTCCATCTCGGAATCTAAAGATGGTGCTGGAGGTCTGGATATTGGGTTGGTAATGAAAAAACGTCACATGGAAATTTTTGCTTCTCTCTTTGCTAAAGGCCTTGAAAACCTTTGA